The following proteins come from a genomic window of Rutidosis leptorrhynchoides isolate AG116_Rl617_1_P2 chromosome 10, CSIRO_AGI_Rlap_v1, whole genome shotgun sequence:
- the LOC139871196 gene encoding uncharacterized protein, translated as MYADPRRRLVNFEVGDRVYLKVLPWKGVIRFGKRGKLAPRYIGPFKIIQRVNDQTVVLELPTELAGIHNTFNVCYHRKRKVDDETQLVPLSDLRVDLNQKLVEELLDIAMPVRTIA; from the exons atgtatgccgaTCCACGTAGGCGTCTGGTAAACTTTGAAGTGGGAGATCGTGTTTATTTGAAAGTTTTGCCGTGGAAGGGTGTTATCAGATTTGGtaagcggggaaagttagctccaagatacattgggccgttCAAGATTATTCAGAGAGTTAATGATCAGACGGTTGTATTAGAGCTCCcgacagagttagcaggaattcataaCACTTTCAATGTGTGTTACCATAGGAAGCGTAAGGTTGATGATGAGACGCAACTGGTTCCATTAAGTGATTTGAGGGTGGACTtaaatcaaaagttagttgaagaactg ttagatattgccatgccagTTAGGACTATTGCATGA